A portion of the Flavobacterium limnophilum genome contains these proteins:
- a CDS encoding MarR family winged helix-turn-helix transcriptional regulator, whose protein sequence is MKDKTIDYILRATWQAVARMYNEEASNYGATMATGFALLSIDKDKGTPSTTLGPKMGMEATSLTRTLKSMEEKGLIIRKKNPFDGRGVLIYLTEFGKEKRELSKETVLKFNEAVKQNVSAEKLEHFMEVSEIINKLICEKKIF, encoded by the coding sequence ATGAAAGACAAAACAATAGATTACATACTACGTGCCACTTGGCAAGCCGTCGCCAGGATGTACAACGAAGAAGCCTCAAATTATGGGGCAACTATGGCTACAGGTTTTGCCTTGTTGTCCATCGACAAAGACAAAGGAACACCATCCACCACACTGGGACCAAAAATGGGAATGGAAGCCACGAGCCTTACCAGAACCTTGAAATCCATGGAAGAAAAGGGCTTGATTATCCGAAAGAAAAATCCTTTTGATGGCCGAGGCGTTCTTATTTATTTAACCGAATTTGGAAAAGAAAAAAGGGAACTCTCGAAAGAAACAGTTTTAAAATTCAACGAAGCCGTAAAACAAAATGTATCGGCTGAAAAATTGGAACATTTTATGGAAGTTTCTGAAATCATCAACAAATTAATTTGCGAAAAGAAAATATTTTAA
- a CDS encoding AMP-dependent synthetase/ligase, translating into MTKITRLFDFPYYQLEHYNIADALVTKYNGVWVKTSTEEYIAKANAVSRALLRMGIQKDDKIALISTNNRTEWNIMDIGILQTGAQNIPIYPTISETDYEYILNHSGSSYCFVSDAEVLQKVNLIKSNLPNLKEVFSFDEIEGCKNWKELLVLGEDQSNQDVVEDRKNSIKPEDLATIIYTSGTTGKPKGVMLSHKNIVSNVLNSLPRIPFEKGKSRAMSFLPVCHIFERMILYLYQYYGASIYFGESIDKIGDNIKEVRPTVMTAVPRLIEKVYDKIYSKGLGLSGMKRKLFFWAVDLGLKYEPYGANGFWYEFQLKIARKLIFSKWREGLGGNLDLLVSGSAALQPRLARIFAAAEMPVMEGYGLTETSPVIAVNDIRNFGFKVGTVGKLIDNVEVKIAEDGEILCKGPNVMIGYYKDEELTKQALADGYFHTGDIGEIDSEGFLKITDRKKEMFKTSGGKYISPQLLENAMKQSRFIEQIMVIGDGQKMPAAFIQPNFEFIREWEKLHKIPVDKTNEAIVSNPKVIERIQDELDILNDKFGNWEKIKRFELTPDVWSIPGGHLTPTLKLKRKIVMEKYIDLFHKIYN; encoded by the coding sequence ATGACCAAAATCACCAGACTATTTGATTTTCCTTACTACCAATTAGAGCATTACAATATTGCGGATGCCCTGGTTACCAAGTATAATGGTGTTTGGGTTAAAACATCAACAGAGGAATACATTGCCAAAGCCAATGCCGTTTCGAGGGCTTTGTTGCGAATGGGAATCCAAAAAGACGATAAAATTGCCTTGATTTCTACCAATAATAGAACCGAGTGGAATATTATGGACATTGGAATTCTTCAAACAGGGGCACAAAACATTCCAATTTATCCGACTATTTCCGAAACAGATTACGAATACATCCTCAACCATTCCGGTTCCAGTTATTGTTTCGTGTCCGATGCCGAAGTGTTGCAAAAAGTAAATCTGATAAAATCGAATCTCCCCAACCTGAAGGAAGTGTTTTCTTTTGACGAAATTGAAGGTTGCAAAAATTGGAAAGAATTGCTTGTACTTGGTGAAGACCAAAGCAATCAGGATGTTGTCGAAGACCGAAAAAACAGCATAAAACCAGAAGACTTGGCCACCATAATATATACTTCCGGAACAACGGGAAAACCAAAGGGAGTAATGCTTTCGCACAAAAATATTGTGTCCAATGTCCTAAACAGCTTGCCAAGAATTCCTTTCGAGAAAGGAAAAAGCCGCGCTATGAGTTTCCTGCCCGTTTGCCATATATTCGAAAGAATGATTTTGTACTTGTATCAATATTATGGCGCATCCATTTATTTTGGCGAATCTATTGACAAAATTGGTGACAACATCAAAGAAGTTAGACCAACAGTAATGACGGCAGTACCAAGGCTTATAGAAAAAGTTTACGATAAAATTTATTCGAAAGGATTGGGATTGTCGGGAATGAAGAGAAAATTATTCTTTTGGGCGGTTGATTTGGGCTTGAAATACGAACCCTATGGAGCCAATGGTTTTTGGTATGAGTTCCAATTAAAAATTGCTAGAAAACTTATTTTTAGCAAATGGAGAGAAGGTTTAGGAGGCAATTTAGATTTATTAGTTTCGGGAAGTGCGGCTTTGCAGCCAAGGCTTGCCAGAATATTCGCCGCCGCCGAAATGCCCGTGATGGAAGGATATGGTTTGACCGAAACCTCTCCCGTAATTGCTGTAAACGACATACGAAATTTTGGTTTCAAAGTGGGAACAGTTGGGAAATTAATTGACAACGTGGAAGTAAAAATTGCCGAAGACGGAGAAATCCTTTGCAAAGGTCCAAACGTGATGATAGGCTACTACAAAGACGAAGAATTGACCAAACAAGCCTTGGCCGATGGATACTTCCATACTGGAGACATTGGCGAAATTGACAGCGAAGGCTTTCTAAAAATTACCGATCGAAAAAAAGAAATGTTCAAAACTTCGGGTGGCAAATACATTTCTCCGCAATTACTGGAAAACGCCATGAAACAATCCCGTTTCATAGAGCAAATCATGGTTATTGGCGATGGACAAAAAATGCCGGCAGCCTTTATTCAACCCAACTTCGAATTCATTAGGGAATGGGAGAAACTGCATAAAATACCGGTGGACAAAACCAATGAGGCAATTGTTTCCAATCCCAAAGTGATTGAACGTATCCAGGATGAATTGGATATTTTGAACGATAAATTTGGAAATTGGGAAAAAATCAAGCGTTTCGAATTGACACCCGATGTATGGTCCATTCCGGGAGGACACCTTACTCCTACCTTAAAACTGAAACGAAAAATAGTCATGGAAAAATACATTGATTTGTTCCATAAAATTTATAACTAA